The Pseudarthrobacter sulfonivorans genome includes a window with the following:
- the tal gene encoding transaldolase translates to MTTPTQQLSDAGVSIWLDDLSRSRLETGTLQKLIEEKNVVGVTTNPSIFHAAITAGTDYDAIIAAQAAAGASVEETIFEITTTDVADACDLFAPVAAATNGVDGRVSIEVDPRLAWDTAGTIAEAKHLYKKVNKDNVHIKIPATLEGLEAITATLAEGISVNVTLIFSLERYRAVINAFQSGLEQAKDNGHDLSKIHSVASFFVSRVDSEIDKRLDAIGTDEAKALKGKAGVANARLAYQVYEELFATERWALLAEAGALPQRPLWASTGVKDPAYPDTLYVTELAAPGVVNTMPEKTLDATFDHGVVTGDTVSGTYTEANATLDALDALGISYNEVVALLESEGLDKFVASWKELLGDVEGALAAARKAS, encoded by the coding sequence ATGACTACCCCTACACAGCAGCTCTCCGACGCCGGAGTATCCATCTGGCTCGATGACCTTTCCCGCAGCCGCCTTGAGACCGGCACGCTGCAGAAGCTGATCGAAGAGAAGAACGTTGTTGGTGTGACCACCAACCCTTCCATCTTCCACGCCGCCATCACGGCCGGCACGGACTACGACGCCATCATCGCGGCGCAGGCAGCAGCCGGCGCCAGCGTCGAGGAGACCATCTTCGAAATCACCACCACCGACGTCGCCGACGCCTGCGACCTCTTCGCACCGGTGGCAGCAGCCACCAACGGTGTTGACGGCCGCGTGTCCATCGAAGTTGACCCGCGCCTTGCCTGGGACACGGCCGGCACCATTGCCGAAGCCAAGCACCTGTACAAGAAGGTCAACAAGGACAACGTCCACATCAAGATCCCGGCAACCCTTGAAGGCCTCGAAGCGATCACCGCGACGCTGGCCGAGGGCATCAGCGTCAACGTGACCCTGATCTTCTCGCTTGAGCGCTACCGCGCCGTCATCAATGCCTTCCAGTCCGGCCTGGAGCAGGCCAAGGACAACGGCCACGACCTGTCCAAGATCCACTCGGTCGCGTCGTTCTTCGTGTCCCGCGTGGACTCCGAGATCGACAAGCGCCTTGACGCCATCGGCACCGACGAGGCCAAGGCACTCAAGGGCAAGGCAGGCGTGGCCAACGCACGCCTGGCGTACCAGGTCTACGAGGAGCTCTTCGCCACCGAGCGCTGGGCACTGCTGGCTGAAGCCGGCGCGCTCCCCCAGCGTCCGCTGTGGGCCTCCACCGGCGTCAAGGACCCGGCTTACCCGGACACCCTGTACGTGACCGAACTGGCCGCCCCCGGCGTCGTGAACACCATGCCGGAGAAGACCCTGGATGCCACGTTCGACCACGGCGTCGTCACCGGCGACACCGTCTCCGGCACTTACACCGAGGCCAACGCCACGCTGGACGCACTGGACGCACTGGGTATCTCCTACAACGAGGTTGTCGCCCTCCTCGAATCCGAAGGCCTGGACAAGTTCGTGGCCAGCTGGAAGGAACTCCTGGGCGACGTCGAAGGTGCCCTTGCCGCTGCACGGAAGGCCTCCTAA